In a genomic window of Telopea speciosissima isolate NSW1024214 ecotype Mountain lineage chromosome 5, Tspe_v1, whole genome shotgun sequence:
- the LOC122662406 gene encoding probable alkaline/neutral invertase D, which translates to MEGTRGMGLKYVDSQCSLSELDDIDLSRLLDKPRPFLERQKSFDETSLSELSIGLKSLNRGSTDNFETIYSPYGRSGLDTPTSSARNSFEPHPMVGEAWEALRRTIVFFRDQPVGTIAALDHSEDALNYDQVFVRDFVPSALAFLMNGEPDIVKNFLLKTLCLQGWEKRVDRFKLGEGVMPASFKVLHDSARKTDTLVADFGESAIGRVAPVDSGFWWIILLRAYTKSTGDLSLSETPDCQRGMRLILTLCLSEGFDTFPTLLCADGCCMVDRRMGIYGYPIEIQALFFMALRCALSMLKPDNEGKECIEKIVERLQALTFHMRSYFWIDFEQLNKIYRYKTEEYSHTAVNKFNVIPDSIPDWVFEFMPTTGGYFIGNVSPARMDFRWFALGNCIAILSSLATPEQSTAIMDLIESRWEELVGEMPLKVCYPAIEHHEWLIVTGCDPKNTRWSYHNGGSWPVLLWFLTAASIKTGRPQIARRAIDLAESRLLKDSWPEYYDGKSGKLIGKQARKFQTWSIAGYLVAKMMLEDPTHLGMISLEEDKQMKPVIKRSASWTC; encoded by the exons ATGGAGGGGACTCGAGGGATGGGCCTCAAGTATGTGGACTCACAATGCTCTCTGTCGGAGCTTGACGATATCGATCTCTCTCGGCTTCTCGACAAGCCAAGGCCGTTCcttgaaaggcagaaatccttTGACGAGACGTCTCTAAGTGAGCTCTCAATCGGTCTTAAGTCTCTTAACCGAGGAAGCACTGATAACTTTGAGACGATTTACTCACCTTATGGACGCTCAGGTTTGGACACACCGACTTCGTCGGCTCGGAACTCTTTTGAGCCTCATCCAATGGTGGGTGAAGCCTGGGAAGCCCTCAGAAGGACTATAGTGTTCTTCAGGGATCAACCTGTAGGGACGATTGCTGCTCTTGATCATTCAGAGGATGCTCTGAACTATGATCAG GTGTTCGTGAGAGACTTTGTGCCAAGCGCTCTGGCTTTCCTAATGAATGGAGAGCCTGATATAGTTAAGAATTTTCTGTTGAAGACTCTTTGTCTTCAAGGTTGGGAGAAAAGAGTAGACCGTTTCAAGCTTGGGGAGGGTGTGATGCCTGCTAGTTTCAAAGTGCTTCATGATTCTGCCAGGAAAACGGATACTCTAGTAGCAGATTTTGGTGAGAGTGCGATTGGAAGAGTTGCTCCTGTTGATTCAGGGTTCTGGTGGATTATTTTGCTCCGAGCCTACACGAAGTCGACTGGAGATTTGTCGTTGTCTGAAACACCTGATTGCCAGAGGGGAATGAGGCTTATTCTGACACTGTGTTTGTCCGAGGGATTTGACACGTTTCCTACCCTGCTTTGTGCTGATGGATGTTGTATGGTTGATAGAAGAATG GGAATTTATGGTTACCCTATTGAAATCCAAGCACTGTTCTTTATGGCATTGAGGTGTGCATTATCGATGCTTAAGCCAGATAATGAAGGAAAAGAGTGTATAGAGAAAATTGTGGAACGCTTGCAAGCTTTGACTTTTCACATGCGGAGTTACTTCTGGATTGATTTCGAGCAACTTAACAAGATATATCGTTATAAAACAGAGGAGTATTCTCATACAGCAGTTAACAAATTCAATGTTATTCCTGATTCAATTCCAGATTGGGTATTTGAATTTATGCCAACCACTGGTGGATATTTTATTGGAAATGTCAGTCCAGCAAGGATGGATTTCCGATGGTTTGCTTTAGGTAACTGTATTGCTATTCTTTCCTCCCTTGCAACTCCTGAGCAATCCACGGCTATAATGGATCTTATCGAGTCAAGGTGGGAGGAGCTTGTGGGAGAAATGCCCTTAAAGGTATGTTATCCTGCAATAGAACACCATGAATGGCTAATTGTAACTGGGTGTGACCCTAAGAATACAAGATGGAGTTACCACAACGGCGGATCTTGGCCAG TGCTTTTGTGGTTTCTGACTGCTGCTTCCATCAAAACTGGACGACCACAAATCGCAAGACGGGCAATTGATCTTGCTGAGAGCCGTCTGTTGAAAGATAGCTGGCCGGAGTATTATGATGGTAAATCCGGAAAGTTGATTGGTAAGCAAGCAAGGAAGTTTCAGACATGGTCAATCGCTGGATATCTGGTTGCAAAGATGATGCTGGAAGACCCTACACATTTGGGGATGATTTCACTGGAGGAGGACAAGCAGATGAAGCCCGTAATTAAAAGATCTGCCTCTTGGACTTGCTGA